DNA from Daucus carota subsp. sativus chromosome 1, DH1 v3.0, whole genome shotgun sequence:
CAAACGCACCTGTAGCATTTCCAAGTGGTAATATCTCATGGAAACCTATTGTACAGGCAATGCTGAGGATCATCAATAACCAGTTGACATCTGGAATATATACTTGACCATGTATTTTATTTGATGTATGAACAACTTTAACTCTTGGAAAGCAACTAAGTGCCTGACACTGGTTAATGATCGAGAAAGTAGCTGTTATAGTTGCCTGGCTTCCAACAGCAGCTGCAAAGAGGGATAACACCACAAAGAAATGGCGAACTACTTCTGAACTCCCTGTGTCTTCATACGAGTAAAACAACACAGAGTTAGCGAAATTATTTAAGAAACAACCGTAAAATATCACGACTTACGATTAGGCACTGATTCACGGAGATGAAAGTACTCTGAAGATGCATTTTGAGTGACACAAACCACTTCATCGTCATGAGGAATCAAGTGCTTGGAGATGAAAGCAGCTTGCCCAGCATAACTCAAAACAAGGGCTGGGTAAACCAAGCAAACAAATGCAATCTGCAGCAGAAATTAAGAGATCATCCAAGTCTTCATATGAACTAACAGATAGTGTGAAGAGCAATTCTTCTCAAAATTTCTATCTCTTGATATTTAGTCATCACTAAAACATCTTTTTTTACCAacaaaattctaacaatatgaAATCTGTGTTGCATCGTGAGGGAGCTATGCTGTCACATGTACACAGTCATGTAGAGAAAATACTTTGAATGAACTGTTTAAAATTCAGTACTACCTTGATGGATTTCTTTGAGAAATGACCTAGATCAGTAAACATTGCCTCGGATCCTGCATATGTAAATTTTCCTCTCTTGTAGTCAGAAAGATGAAGCTAAAGTCCAAGGGATTATGTTGAATACTATATATAAGAGCTTTGGATATgatcaacaaaaataataaagttcCACATGACTCACCTGCTATACATAGAACAAGGTTCCCCAGTAACTTCCAACTTTTAATGGTGGAGTGTTTCATAAATTTGAACATGTATGTGGGGGACATTGCCTTCAAGATACGGTGATCCCAGTGAACAATATTATACAATCCCACACCGCTGATGAGAAAAAGCCATATGATGACAACCGGAGCAAATATGATCCCTATCTTGTGGGTTCCATACCGTTGCACCGAAAAAAGGCAAACTAAGATAAAACATGCTGTAGGAACTGGTACATCTGGAAAGGATGGAAAGAAAGGTACAAGTCTTCatctttttgtttttagttAAGCAAGCAAACAACCTATGCACATATGCACCAACTTTATGAGGAACTGATCATATTGTGGTGCTATCATAACTTTGGTATTTATTTGTATTACCTTCATATTCTTAATAGGTGAAAGTTTAGATCCATAGCAGATCTTCATGGTGTATAATTTTGAGGACAAATCAAAGGTATATGAACAGTCAGAATTAAAACATGTCCAtgacatattattattttgtaaccCGATTCAATTTGGCTCCAAAAGCTAATAGGAATGATAAGGAAGTTGGGAAGAGGAAGACGGCATTCCTTATTCAGACATCTTAGGTTCTATCTGTATTACAGTTGTCTGCATGTCATGCACGCACTATCGGTGCTGATTGTGCACAGCAATAAAGAGATTGTAAAAACACACCACTCAACTGATGGAATGTACTTACATTTCTTTAAGTCCTTTTCAAGGTCTCCACACTCTGAGGTAGCTGCTAAGAAGCACAATTTGTTAGAAAAATTAGCATTAAAAATGTCCTAATGGTAGGCAACACTATAAAATAACCTCAAGAGACCAATgaacttttcttttcttacatTTCTCTAAAATCTTTGCCAATGATAGTTGGAGCCCTTTTGATGCTGATAAAACTGGATTGAAGAAAAGCTATATAAATAACTCAGCCATTGGAACATTTTTAAGTAGGCATATAATACTTAATAAAGAGCATGAGTGCATCACATCTTTAGAAAAGATCATGCAGATCAACAAACCAGATAGAGCTGGCGTTAGAACTCCATCGCCAATCATCATACAGGAACCAAATAAAGCCAACAACAGCATCATATAATGACTGATCTTGTTATTCTTGATGGCCCTTCTAGCCCTTGAATTCTTCTTGCCCGGGCTAGTACTGCCTGTCTCGTAATGCATGATTTCATCAGAACTTTCATCACTTGGAAGCAGCCCAACTTTGGCATGTCTGCATAGCAGTGAGTATAATGAAAAGGTACCACCTGAGAAATTAGATGGAGGTCAACAGGACTTCTAGACATATACCGTTAAACTTGTacaattttattcaatataataCCTTCTCCATTGTCATCAGCCCTCAACACTATGACAGCATATTTCAGTAAAGGAACAATGGTTAGAGTCCAAAATATAAATGAGAACAGCTCATATAAACGCTCATCTGAATCGATATCTTTTGGGCGCATCGATCCAAACACATACAATGGGGCAATACTTAAGCGACCATAGACAACTCCAATGCTTTGAACTGTCAAAAGGATGGTCCTCCTCCAAGTTTCTTTCTGAAAAATTTGTTTCTATGTCAATAAACATCTCATGTTGATAATATTTTCCAAGTATATTGCAGATGATAATCATtaaaagttttttatttttttaaaaaggttaacaaagttatacaaaaTATAGGATTGACccctttacaaaaaaaaaagaaaaaaagatatAGTGACCACAAATTATATGTTTATGAGCAAAACCTTTAAGCAAGATTTTcagcctgataagcactctagTCTGTATTTTGGACTGGCACATTTTTGGATAAACAGCATCATTCAAAGTTGTTGGTTAAAGTATGCAATTACATATTAGGATGACCAAATTATTAAATCTATAAGAGTTCATCACTCTAAACCAATAAATTTTCTTCCTTAGATCTTATTATTCCCTGTCACTTAACCATGACAAATTTATCGAAGACTGATATATATGACAAAATAGTGTTAGATGTTTATTAGGTATCAGTGATAGCACCCGAGGGGAGCATCAGATCCCCtattaaaacaattttagaagtAGACTCCCAACCAGGATCTTGGTTACACAATACGTCGGATCCACTGGAAGCCAATGGGCGTATCTTACAACATGCTATCGTAACCGGCAAtactttttcaaaataataataaaaagagaAATGCTAGAGCTCCTAAAACTTTTTTCGGAAAAAATAACAAATGCTGAGTTGTCAATATATTATAACTCTCCCCCTTATAATTTAGTGGCCCCGTATGCATATAGACACCACAAATCAAATATGTTGTGTGTTCTTTGGGAACAATTTTGGGATCTCCGAACCCCAGCATTGGTCATAAAACATAATACGATAGGTATACCCTCTCCAAAAATACGATGTTAAGTAACTATCTTCCTTAATAACTTTATTAAACAATACATTTGTTAGATGTAGCATTGGTGACACTATGTTGTCTATCAAGTAGGAAATAGGGAAGTAAAAAATACAATGATAATTTTTATGTCTAGCATTGATTGAAAGTTCAGTTTTAGTGGCATTACCGCTcaacataaattttttatatataatatacgtgTGTTGTATACATGTAGATGTATGTACAGCTTATACAAATGTACATATGTTTCTCTATGTAAAAACCATTGTTCATCCTCAATTCCGTCATATCCAATCAAATTTGTATATAAGATACAATCTAATAAACAAGATAAATGAATTAAGAGATTTAAACTTGAGGGCCACCCACAGAAGTCAGAACTAAAAAAGGGCAAACTAAAGAACAGTGTAATTCCGattaggaaaaaaattatagagccACCGGCCCACCGTAAATGTATATCTCTAAATTTCGAACAAAGACAAAACTGCTTAAATAATcctacaaaaaaataattacagaATTCCTCTCCTTCCAACTGCCAAAGTGCAGCTCCCCTTGACATTAAAGACCAGATCTAATCCACAGCAACATCTTATCTTAACTGATCCAGATAAGTTCACTTTTAAATGTATTTCCTATTGAGCATCCATCTAGATTATCAAGAAGAAAATGAACCATCACACTACACACTATACCCAGAAGCACAAGAACAACAAAttgaacaaaaatatacaatcaaGAGGTTAAAAATGAAGTTGGGCAGACAAATTTGCTCTTAGAGGTCTAGAGTTCGATTCCCACCGCCCCTCAGAGAACTTAAAATCTAATGcactcaaaattacccaaattGCCAACAACAAGATAAGGACCAAAATTGCCATTTTGCAAACTCACACTCCTATTCCTACTCAAATTTTAACTTGAATTTCAGCTTGCCAAGCTACCCCTAACTGAACTCTATCTTGTTGTCTAAACATCAAGCAAGAAAgctaaaaagatttaaaaggGTCCAATTAAGACCATTATAACAATCCGAACATCATGATCATAGCAGTAATTAACCAAAAAAAACACAGTAAAATCTTGAAAAGACAAGAAAAGATTTACCTGAATGTCGGGAAGATGATTCAGTGGAGAAGCCATGAAGAGATGTTACAGAGCAGGAACAAAGCTCGCATTTGAAAGGGATTGAGGTGTGAAGTAGTgtaataaatttgacaggagaATGAAACAATGTCTGAGGTGGTCTGAGCGACGAGCAAAACGAGGAGAAAAAGCACAACAAGGCCCTGTTATTCTTGGACCTTGTCTTTATAACTTATGTAACccctttttttattattttcttattttatggGCACCgcaatgtttttataaaatataaatcagtaatttgtatttaaaattaaaattataatattttaatttttattcagtaaaaagtttaaaaataatttgcaaaattatagctcataaaaatattaatataagtgAATGGGAGAGAGGAAATATATGTTTGCTCTTATAAAATACTCTAatgtattaaattaatttgttataatctgaacaaatatttaatattcaaaattttatttaaaaagaaatcataaaattatggtttatatgtgttttaaagtatatgtgaaaaataaaattaaataaataagacGAAAGGAGGAATCAGTAGGGTTGTCTAACGGTTATTTAACTACTACTAATAATGTGGGTTAAATGAATGATTTGTGGGGGATATGTGCATGACAAATTTGAAACGGATATGGACGGCAGAAGGTTGCAATCACCTTAGCGGACTCGCACTTTTCTCTCTTGTTTTTTTATCAGTTTCACTTCATCTGTCATCTACAATAATCACGTCTTTTTATGTATAAtaatatgtttaaaatttatctttgtccttatttatttattcttattATTGTTATGTTATATTATACTGTATAAAGGAGAATGTGACCCTCTATAATTGTTCCAGTTATGTTTATATGTTGTTGGAGAACacgttaatttaaaattttataaaacaatattCCTTTTTAGTTTCTAATATACAGAAGTAAGTAGTTATACAAGACATACATCTAATTTGTATGTTGAGAAATAATACATACTAGTTGATagcccgtgccaagcacgggtttaaataaaattttaaaatttgttattcatTAGaagaataatgttttttttaattatattattatatctttattatacctatttaaattattgtttttaaatgatatttaaattattgttatttaatataagatcttctaattattaaaatttgatcatactttaaatttatttcataataatatgggTCCATGTTCTATGGAGTccacaaaataagagtattgttgtccaaaattatttaaaaatactctactcgtttcaattttaatttttttagtctataatatttgtaaacatctgacaatttgcaggttatgttctgcaatataatcgttgcaatcaaaagataaaacaattatattataaatcactaaacattatatatgttctaaaatataactcataagtagaataatgatttgatatcaaatatcttgacgtatgtctagagttttatttcttttattatatgttgcaatatggataatgacttcattttctttgagtttctatttgtcaagtcagtgttgcTACCGCCTAATTCATCTTTATCGTaatcttctgaaaaacactaaatgataataattattattattgaaaaataaataaccaagttttttggtactttggtatcaatatcgaatcttgtttattttaattctgaaatatgattgaaattttataaatttgtttcgtaaattaaattgtatgagttttaaatattaaaacaaatatttgacgtatgtctagagtttctgttcttttattatatgtggcaatatggacaatgacttcaatttttttttaagtttctatttgtcaagtcagtgttaccaccgccttattcgtctttatcgcaatcttctaaaaaacactgaatgataataataataattattattaaaaaataaatgatcaagttttttggtactttggtatcaatatcgaatcttgtttattttaattctgatatATGATAGAActtttatagatttgtttcataaattaaagtgtatgagttttaaaaattaaaacgaatatttgacgtatgtccagagttttggttcttttattatatatgttgcaatatggacaatgacttcatttttttaagtttccatttgtcaagtcggtgttaccaccgccttattcgtctttatcgcaatcttctggaaaacattgaatgataataataattattattaaaaatatatgaccaaatttttgggtactttggtatcaatattgaatcttgtttattttaattctgaaatacgatagaagttttataaatttgtttcgtaaattaaagtgtatgagttttaaaaattaaaacgaatatttgacgtatgtatggagttttggttcttttattatatgttgtaaTATGGACactgacttattttttttaagtttccatcaagtcagtgttaccaccgccttattcgtctttatcgctatcttctgaaaaacattgaatgatagtaattattatttattaaaaatatatgaccaatttttttggtaatttggtatcaatattgaatcttgtttactttaattctgaaatacgaTAGaagttttatcaatttatttcgtaaattaaattgtataaattttaaaaattaaaacgaataatttcgttgacattattattctattgataggaattatattaatatcaatatgaactccctatttatttgaactctgaagtatgataaaagatttatagagttgttacgtatattaaattatttgagttttaaaaaattaaaacaaataattttgttggtaacatatttttattagtaagataattgttataataaaaaatcctgtcaaatatagaagttttttttgataatagtaataattgttaaataaaaattaatatgatgatagccaattttttatatgaattttatagaactgtttcataagttaaattgttagcgaGATTTAACTGTGCGAAtaggataaatgttatattacaaaatcctaaacaccatagaagtctttttatgtagtagtataataatcttaaccaatattgaaatttttatttataaaatccgaatcaatatagaagtcttttcataattgtataataataattatagaatcctaaaaatgtataataataagtataaaatcctaataatatgaaaatcttttcataattctataatgattgttgttattaaataaaaaatttatattacattgtcctaataaatattgaagtttttaataataaaattctaatcaatacagaagtctttcagtgtcctaatgaatattgaggtctttaataataaaattctattcaatataaaagtcttttaataataatataacaatgactataaaatcctaatcaatatgaaagtgaccaaattttggtacttttggtaccgatgttccaccgaaaagtggtttcgcttattaataaagggtattgattaCAATTCTTAATTACACAAATCAGATAGCCGGATTACTAATTATAAATCAACATTAACCAAATAAAATATACGTTACGAGTATTTTACTCCATATATTCGCTATTGGAGCATATCTGCTGAATAAAAAGTATGTGGCCTGCAATGTGCATAACGCATATACGTTCACTCACCGTCACGGGGACAGTGATGAGTCATCATTTGGATTTGGGAGCAACAGTGCAGGTGTGCGCACATGCTATTACTTTTTACAAATCCCTGCATTTATGGTCCAAATCATTTGCGTTTTACTCTTTCCGTCCCAATTTGTAAATCTCTTTtagaagaaaataaattatccGAAAATATTTCCTCCGTCTTAATTTGAGATggagtgtaaagaaaagaggACGGGTGTATTCGGTAAGGTAAGGGAAATAAAAGTCGGGTGATGTTAGATTTGATGAAAGCCGGCTTCTTTCTTCGATAAGAtagaattttcttaatttttcgaCTAATATAAAGTTGCTATTAGTCCTTGCCCCGCAAGGACAATCACTTTTCGCCATTTACACCCATttgcaatttattatttaaaaatatataatttttaatagaaTTTCAAAGTTATATTTGTGGTTGCAGATCTAGTTGCCAGCGGCTGCAGAAGatatgattgttttttttttgttttttttctcagaaaatgatatttttacaatttttattatacttttgcaatttttgaataaaattatagtatttttataaaaaaaactctgTAGACTTGAATATTTGTGAAAAAACTCCAAACATATTCTATAAAGATACGATTAAATAACTCAGAGTATCTCCAACGgtactcctaaatcattccttaAAAAGTCATATGAAATGTAGCTCTCAGTGAGTTAATACATCGGAAAACGTGAGAACTCTAATACTACTCTTTATAGTTAGCTCCtaattcacattttatatttattttatataaataggaggaaaaagttaactaaaagagaaaaaagattggaaaaaaaataatatcatattgagttaagagctactagatgctattttaaaaaaaagatcaagagtaggctcctaaatttttaaagagtatctaggagcccattggagcactcaggattttgatttgctcctaaaATTTAGACTTAAGAGTTTGTTTAGAGAGGCTTTTTGAGTTCTCTTAACATAGGTGAGTTATATAATGGAGACGGTATTTAGCCGAGTGATTTATGAGATGAGTAAATATTGCGAAGAGAGCGttcaaatttcacaaaatttagATTCGGaataaaattgtaattttgCCAGTTTTTTTATTACTGCAATAAATTAACAACTCCTcctaataaatttgttttagtCTTCAAGATAAGAAAGCTAATATAGTAGGCAGGTCGTAGCAGTCCTCGTAAAAGGAGAGGTCCATTTACCTACTTTAATCAATTATTCAAATGGGACAACACTTATAAAACTTAAATTAGTCTTGGATAAATAGTTAGCTCCAACTTAGGTTTTATTTGTCCATTTATTTCGGTATCAATATATTCCAGTTTTATGATGCTTAGCAAGAATACatgattaataattaaaattactcaaAACAGGAGATGGAAACAAactcaattattttaatttgccAACAGACAAATGACCAAGTCTagcatgaaaaatatttatattggaaAGAGTAGAAGTAGCAAAACATGAATCAGAAACTTCTGTATCAGTAGGAGAGCAAGTAAAAAGGATTAGGCTTGGAAGTGAATCTGCACAATCCAGCAGTTCTGGAACCACAGCCTCAATTGTATTATTCAAAGGTCCTGACATAAGCAATGATTTTGATCAGATTTTGcaatcaaattattttgatcaaGCAATTTTCTTATTAGCAACAACTTTTAtccataataaattataaataaaataattattcaaatatataaattaaaaataaattttcattttcaaataaCCTCTCGCATGTAAATTCTAATGCCGATAAAAAAGCTTTATGATGGCACGGAAATTAGTTGGTCAAACATGAAGTCAACTGAAAATGAGTATGGGCAATAATGCAATGTTTGGCATCCAAGCAAAAGAGGCGGTGATATTACACGCTCCAAGCTTTCAATTCCCTCCTTGTTCCCCAAGTATTTCTCGTTATCTTTTCTTCTGctcataataatttaatatttattttattacatttcgttgatattttaatattatttatcagaTTAAATCCCCATTTCTCATCTCTCGCTCCCCCAGTATAAATAAGAAACAAAAGCTCCTATTATTTCATCGCAATTATACATCAAACCCGTATACGTATACAACTAGCTGCAAAGAAGGGGCCgcctatacatacacatatacgtACGCGCGTATCGCAGATCTTTGTGGCGGAGGAGAGCTCATCTTTAATCACCCTTTCATCTTCTGTTCAggtattttgttttaatttaatcgATTTGATTGGATTTTTGTGTATGATTATGTTTGATTTGCGTCTTTTTAAGTGATATTAGGGTTTGATTGTGTGTATGTATCTGTTTTTGGGGGAATTTTTGTAATAGAATGATTTAGGTGGGGGAGATAGGTGAGATGgatcaaaattagggtttctgTTTGTGTTTTTAGTGGTtgtgaaattagggtttttttgtgtgtgttggaaagagagagagaggttttGAATAAGTAAAAACTGCACTAAAGGTTATGGGTGGTTTTGTACATTTCAGGAACAAAATATGAGCTTTCAAGTCCCAAATGAAAGAAGGGAAAATAGTAATAACAACAGCAATAGTCGGACTCGGATTCCCCAAAATCAAAGTGGTCGAGGTGGACGAAGAGAGTGGATTCCGAGAGGGACTAATAATGTTGTTGCTACTACAAACTTAACGCCTACGCCTGCTGCTGGGTCTGAGTCCAGTGTAGTTGAGGGAATGCCTGCACTAGTTAGGCAGAAACGGAATGGGAGTGGCGAGGGATCATCTATGGGTGGGAGAGGGAGGTCTAATGGAAGTTATGGGGATTTTAGTAAGAGATCGGTGTTGAATGGCAGTGGGAACAGACAGAACTTGGGTTCGAGGGGGCAGCATTATGGTAAGCCATTGAATCAGAAGAGGGAGAAAGCGAAGGAACAGAGTGTGCCCAAGGACTCTAGTTTGCCGCAGCTAGTGCAGGAAATTCAAGAGAAGCTGATGAAGGGTACGGTTGAATGCATGATTTGTTATGATATGGTGAAAAGATCTGCGCCAGTTTGGTCTTGTTCTAGCTGTTACTCAATTTTTCATCTGCATTGTACCAAGAAATGGGCACGTGCTCCTACTTCTGTTGACCTATCAGCTGGAAAGGATCAGGGATTTAATTGGCGATGTCCTGGTTGCCAATCTGTTCAGCTTACATCTTCAAAGGAGATTCGATATGTTTGCTTTTGTAGAAAGAGGGAAGAACCACCATCTGATCTTTATCTGACACCTCATTCGTGTGGGGAACCTTGTGGAAAACCACTTGAGAAAGAGATTCCAGGTGCTGGTGTGACCAAGGAGGATCTATGTCCTCATCTTTGTGTTTTGCAATGTCATCCCGGTCCTTGCCCACCTTGCAAGGCATTTGCTCCACCACGATTGTGTCCTTGTGGTAAGAAGGTAATTACAACGAGATGCTCTGATCGCAAGTCTGTTCTTACATGTGGAGAGCGCTGTGATAAACTTCTTGATTGTTGGCGTCATCGTTGTGAAAAAATATGCCATGTCGGTCCATGTGATACTTGTCAGGTTGTAATTAACGCCTCTTGCTTCTGCAAGAAAAAGTCTGAATCTGTTCTTTGTGGAGACTTGACTGTGAAGGGAGAAGTTGATGTAGTAGATGGTCTATTCTCATGCTCTTTACCCTGTGAAAAGCTGCTTAGTTGTGGAAACCATGTCTGCACAGCACCTTGCCATCCAGGGCCATGTGGGGATTGTGACTTATTACCAGGAAAGATTAAGACATGCTACTGTGGTAAAACAGGGTTAGAACAGGAAAGACATAGTTGTTTGGATCCAATTCCTACCTGTTCAGAAATCTGCAGCAAAACACTCCCTTGTGGGTCACATAAGTGTAAGGAGGTATGCCACTCAGGTGATTGTGCACCATGTCAAATGCTTGTAACTCAGAAGTGCCGATGTGGATCAACCTCTAGAACTGTGGAATGCTACAAGACGATGGGCGATGACAAATTTGCTTGTGATAAACCTTGTGGCCAGAAGAAGAGCTGTGGGAGGCATCGGTGCAGTGAGCGATGCTGCCCTCTATCTAGTTCAAAGAATCCATTGCCAGGTGATTGGGACCCGCATTTGTGCTCCATGTCCTGTGGTAAGAAGTTGAGGTGCGGGCAGCATTCCTGTGAATCTCTTTGTCACAGTGGACATTGCCCTCCTTGCCCTGAAACAATATTTACTGACCTGACATGCGCATGTGGAAGAACTTCAATtcctcctccacagccttgtgGTACACCTCCCCCTTCATGTCAGTTACCTTGCTCAGTTGCTCAGTCTTGTGGCCACTCATCCACCCACAGTTGCCACTTTGGGGATTGTCCTCCCTGTTCAGTTCCTGTAGCAAAGGAGTGTATTGGAGGACACGTGGTCCTCAGGAACATACCCTGTGGATCCAAAGACATCAGATGTAACCAGCTTTGTGGGAAAACTAGGCAATGTGGCATGCACGCATGTGCAAGAACTTGTCATCCTTCACCATGTGATTCTTCTACTGTACCTACTTCTGGTTTGAGGGCATCTTGTGGGCAAACATGCGGTGCACCAAGAAGAGACTGTCGGCATACATGCAGTGCTCTTTGTCACCCCTCTTCATTGTGCCCTGATGTTAGATGCGAGTTTCGGGTCACAATTACATGCTCTTGTGGAAATATTAGCGCTACTGTTCCTTGTGATGCAGGGGGCAGCAACAACGGGCACAATGTTGACTCTCTTCTTGAGCTTTCTGCAGTCCAGAAACTGCCTGTTCCGCTTCAGCCAGTGGAAGCAAATGGAAAGCGAATTCCACTTGGGCAAAGGAAGCTCACCTGTGACGATGAGTGTTTGAAGATGGAACGCAAACGTGCACTTGCAGATGCATTTGGTATTACTCCAAATCTGGAAGCACTTCATTTTGGTGAGAGTTCAGCTGTTTCGGAAGTGCTTTCTGACTTGTTTAGGCGGGATCCTAAGTGGGTCTTAGCTGTTGAAGAGAGATGCAAGTTTTTGGTCCTTGGCAGGGGTAGAGGTGGTTCCAGTTCCCTTAAGGTTCACGTATTTTGTCCAATGCTGAAAGAGAAGAGAGATGCAGTGAGGCTAATAGCTGAGCGCTGGAAGCTATCAATCAGCGCTGCTGGCTGGGAGCCAAAGCGTTTTATTGTGGTTCATGTTACTCCGAAATCGAAAGCCCCAGCTCGTATTTTTGGTTCCAAAGGTACAACAACAGCAAATATGATAACTCCATCTGTGTTTGATCCTCTGGTAGACATGGATCCCAGGCTTGTTGTTGCTCTATTTGAATTGCCAAGTGATGCAGATATCAGTGCATTGGTCTTGAGGTTTGGTGGAGAGTGTGAGTTAGTCTGGTTGAATGACAAGAATGCATTGGCTGTCTTTAGTGATCCTGCTCGGGCTGCTACTGCCATGAGGAGGTTGGACCAAGGATCTTTGTATTATGGGGCAGTAGTCCTTCAAAATGGGGGTGTTCCTGGAGTGGCTTCCGGAGCCAATGCTTGGGGTGGTCCAGGGGCTCCGAAGGATGGAGGATCAGGTTTGGCTATGAAGGGAA
Protein-coding regions in this window:
- the LOC108204233 gene encoding potassium transporter 25 isoform X2; this translates as MASPLNHLPDIQKETWRRTILLTVQSIGVVYGRLSIAPLYVFGSMRPKDIDSDERLYELFSFIFWTLTIVPLLKYAVIVLRADDNGEGGTFSLYSLLCRHAKVGLLPSDESSDEIMHYETGSTSPGKKNSRARRAIKNNKISHYMMLLLALFGSCMMIGDGVLTPALSVLSASKGLQLSLAKILEKSTSECGDLEKDLKKYVPVPTACFILVCLFSVQRYGTHKIGIIFAPVVIIWLFLISGVGLYNIVHWDHRILKAMSPTYMFKFMKHSTIKSWKLLGNLVLCIAGSEAMFTDLGHFSKKSIKIAFVCLVYPALVLSYAGQAAFISKHLIPHDDEVVCVTQNASSEYFHLRESVPNHTGSSEVVRHFFVVLSLFAAAVGSQATITATFSIINQCQALSCFPRVKVVHTSNKIHGQVYIPDVNWLLMILSIACTIGFHEILPLGNATGFAIISGMLVTSCLMSLVILLYWERSWLLAASFLIFFGFVEIMYLSSSLLNFYKGAWCLVILLVFCMTIMLSWHYGTRKKYEFDLENKVPVDWLTDLSPGLGVSRVPGIGFIYTEVVTGIPAFFSHFITNVPAYHQVLIFVSFKLLPVPHISPSRRYLIGRVGPKEYKIYRCIVRYGYCDQVRDTDDFEDHIILSIGEFISREEEDVEALTSPERRMVVIGNQLMDENTIVSVPRGSDSETLSPPVDPSGSSCVTPNQKKVRFMLPPKSPAMRVSVRRELQELVDARESGTAYFLGQSHLSVQKRASFMKKFLITTYVFLDKNCRQPPVALNIPRAALLEVGMLYTI
- the LOC108204233 gene encoding potassium transporter 25 isoform X1 — protein: MASPLNHLPDIQKETWRRTILLTVQSIGVVYGRLSIAPLYVFGSMRPKDIDSDERLYELFSFIFWTLTIVPLLKYAVIVLRADDNGEGGTFSLYSLLCRHAKVGLLPSDESSDEIMHYETGSTSPGKKNSRARRAIKNNKISHYMMLLLALFGSCMMIGDGVLTPALSVLSASKGLQLSLAKILEKSATSECGDLEKDLKKYVPVPTACFILVCLFSVQRYGTHKIGIIFAPVVIIWLFLISGVGLYNIVHWDHRILKAMSPTYMFKFMKHSTIKSWKLLGNLVLCIAGSEAMFTDLGHFSKKSIKIAFVCLVYPALVLSYAGQAAFISKHLIPHDDEVVCVTQNASSEYFHLRESVPNHTGSSEVVRHFFVVLSLFAAAVGSQATITATFSIINQCQALSCFPRVKVVHTSNKIHGQVYIPDVNWLLMILSIACTIGFHEILPLGNATGFAIISGMLVTSCLMSLVILLYWERSWLLAASFLIFFGFVEIMYLSSSLLNFYKGAWCLVILLVFCMTIMLSWHYGTRKKYEFDLENKVPVDWLTDLSPGLGVSRVPGIGFIYTEVVTGIPAFFSHFITNVPAYHQVLIFVSFKLLPVPHISPSRRYLIGRVGPKEYKIYRCIVRYGYCDQVRDTDDFEDHIILSIGEFISREEEDVEALTSPERRMVVIGNQLMDENTIVSVPRGSDSETLSPPVDPSGSSCVTPNQKKVRFMLPPKSPAMRVSVRRELQELVDARESGTAYFLGQSHLSVQKRASFMKKFLITTYVFLDKNCRQPPVALNIPRAALLEVGMLYTI